In Streptomyces sp. NBC_01408, one DNA window encodes the following:
- a CDS encoding WXG100 family type VII secretion target, protein MSSSDDHISVDFAALQGMAGDLEEILKTLNEQLDLLYRRVEKAVLSWDGEARQTFVDQLDKWDRSAQDLQATQAWLHDIVVNGHLTYASAHRAVLRGWGAA, encoded by the coding sequence ATGTCGTCGAGCGACGACCACATATCAGTCGACTTCGCGGCGCTGCAGGGTATGGCGGGCGACCTCGAAGAGATCCTCAAGACGCTCAACGAACAGCTCGACCTGCTCTACCGGCGCGTCGAGAAGGCCGTGCTCAGCTGGGACGGCGAGGCCCGCCAGACCTTCGTCGACCAGCTCGACAAATGGGACCGGTCCGCCCAGGACCTGCAGGCCACCCAAGCCTGGCTGCACGACATCGTGGTGAACGGCCACCTCACCTACGCTTCCGCGCACCGGGCCGTGCTGCGCGGCTGGGGGGCCGCCTGA
- a CDS encoding pyridoxamine 5'-phosphate oxidase family protein, producing MTTNNWAAFEKAEPEFAEAVRARFAQYPHHVLGTLRKDGSPRLAGLNVDIRGGELWLGMMAGSMKARDLQRDPRFALHTNPGEGETMPDGDVRISGRAVEQLDPPELHRYAEETESPHPFHLFHADLTEVVQIAVDGDDLVIRTWTPTRGLHTLRRGNDDEPPREVPGEDAPSTPAG from the coding sequence ATGACGACGAACAACTGGGCAGCGTTCGAGAAGGCGGAGCCGGAATTCGCGGAGGCCGTCCGGGCCCGCTTCGCGCAGTACCCGCACCACGTGCTGGGCACCCTCCGCAAAGACGGCTCCCCCCGGCTGGCCGGGCTCAATGTCGACATCCGGGGCGGGGAGCTGTGGCTCGGGATGATGGCGGGCTCGATGAAGGCCAGGGACCTCCAGCGCGACCCCCGCTTCGCCCTGCACACCAATCCGGGCGAGGGCGAGACGATGCCGGACGGGGACGTACGGATCTCCGGCCGCGCGGTGGAACAGCTGGACCCGCCGGAGCTGCACCGGTACGCGGAGGAGACGGAGAGCCCGCACCCCTTCCACCTCTTCCACGCCGACCTGACGGAGGTGGTCCAGATCGCCGTCGACGGCGACGACCTGGTCATCCGCACCTGGACCCCGACCCGTGGCCTCCACACCCTCCGCCGCGGCAACGACGACGAACCGCCCCGCGAGGTTCCGGGCGAGGACGCCCCGAGCACCCCGGCCGGATGA
- a CDS encoding WXG100 family type VII secretion target, with protein MNTAPDAASSTGSAGPAADLAVDGDKLKKLAGDLDTMQEVLKKQLLRMDEIVDGIEARWRGPASEAYRAKHRAAAEDAVRIRQTMKVLAKAIRLSKDGFSAQELEILEDFRRVQADRDVRAETDALSTPNTAPPAPPAPRSRIADL; from the coding sequence GTGAACACAGCTCCCGATGCGGCGAGTTCGACCGGTTCGGCCGGTCCCGCGGCAGACCTCGCGGTCGACGGCGACAAGCTCAAGAAGCTCGCCGGTGACCTCGACACGATGCAGGAAGTCCTGAAGAAGCAGCTCCTGCGCATGGACGAGATCGTGGACGGCATCGAGGCCCGCTGGCGCGGGCCGGCCTCGGAGGCGTACCGGGCCAAGCACCGGGCCGCCGCCGAGGACGCCGTCCGCATCCGGCAGACGATGAAGGTCCTGGCCAAGGCGATCCGCCTGAGCAAGGACGGGTTCTCGGCGCAGGAGCTGGAGATCCTGGAGGACTTCAGGCGCGTCCAGGCCGACAGGGACGTCCGGGCGGAGACCGACGCACTGTCCACGCCCAACACCGCGCCGCCCGCGCCGCCCGCGCCACGCAGCCGCATCGCCGACCTGTAG
- a CDS encoding transposase, protein MNSLAQRERAKADELTAAGHAMSASGIKQRRQRYQRDGLVGLADGRSAKRMPAFGRVAPAVTEAMQQAIAETAEASSKTIGFVVWRATQILAAREDAADIEVPSQRMLYRLFDKMAIGTHATGSATARRSSAARPAGPLGEVPACAPGEWMQIDSTPLDILVRLDEGIAEKVELTGMVDLATRSLPAAVLRPTTKAADASALLARSVTPELMCPGWSEALRMSRSALPHRRLLGLDERLEHAAARPVIVPDTLSNPKLIRACAGLDGSAPGTAGAAAHTLKLLARRIQHLTDEIEDLTTRIRDVITQHNPQLLGCYGVGPDTAATLLIAAGDNPERLRSEASFAALCGVSPVEASSGKTQRRRLNRGGNRQANSALYTVVLARLRWDTRTRTYVDRRVSEGKTRREALRCLKRYVAREIHRLITFASADPHTHLLAA, encoded by the coding sequence GTGAACTCGCTCGCCCAGCGCGAGCGGGCCAAGGCAGACGAGCTGACGGCGGCCGGACACGCGATGTCGGCCAGCGGCATCAAGCAGCGGCGCCAGCGTTACCAGCGCGACGGTCTGGTCGGACTGGCCGACGGCCGGTCAGCCAAGCGGATGCCGGCCTTCGGCAGGGTTGCTCCGGCTGTGACCGAGGCAATGCAGCAGGCGATCGCCGAGACGGCCGAGGCATCGTCGAAGACGATCGGCTTCGTGGTCTGGCGGGCGACGCAGATCCTGGCGGCCCGTGAGGACGCGGCGGACATCGAGGTGCCCTCACAGCGCATGCTCTACCGGCTGTTCGACAAGATGGCCATCGGCACCCACGCGACGGGCTCGGCGACCGCCCGCCGTTCATCGGCCGCGCGTCCGGCCGGACCGCTCGGGGAAGTGCCAGCTTGCGCACCGGGCGAGTGGATGCAGATCGACTCCACGCCGCTGGACATCCTGGTGCGGTTGGACGAGGGGATCGCCGAGAAGGTCGAACTGACAGGAATGGTCGACCTGGCCACCAGGTCCCTTCCCGCTGCGGTGCTTCGGCCGACGACGAAAGCGGCTGATGCTTCTGCTCTCCTGGCCCGGAGTGTCACTCCTGAGCTGATGTGTCCTGGCTGGTCAGAAGCCCTTCGGATGTCGAGGTCGGCATTGCCCCACCGGCGGCTGCTGGGCTTGGACGAGCGGCTGGAGCACGCGGCCGCGAGGCCGGTGATCGTGCCGGACACCCTGAGCAACCCGAAACTGATACGCGCCTGCGCCGGGCTCGACGGCTCGGCCCCCGGAACAGCCGGCGCCGCCGCCCACACGCTCAAGCTCCTGGCCCGGCGGATTCAGCACCTCACCGATGAGATCGAAGATCTCACCACGCGGATCAGAGACGTCATCACGCAGCACAACCCGCAGCTCCTGGGGTGCTACGGCGTCGGCCCGGACACCGCCGCGACCCTTCTGATCGCAGCGGGCGACAACCCGGAACGGCTCCGCAGCGAGGCCTCGTTCGCAGCTCTCTGTGGCGTCAGCCCAGTCGAAGCCTCCTCCGGGAAGACCCAGCGGCGGCGCCTCAACCGGGGCGGAAACCGGCAGGCCAACTCCGCCCTCTATACCGTCGTGCTGGCCCGTCTCCGCTGGGACACCCGCACCCGCACCTACGTCGACAGACGTGTCTCCGAAGGCAAGACCCGACGCGAAGCGCTCCGCTGCCTCAAACGCTACGTCGCACGCGAGATCCACCGGCTGATCACCTTTGCCAGCGCAGACCCACACACCCACCTCCTGGCAGCTTGA
- a CDS encoding IS5 family transposase: MLVHPSGLDLSSSHLRFLTARIRERRRVIGSRWRRLSAGRQALLTLAHLRNGHPYAQLATGFGIGTTTAYRYITEAVELLASLAPTLEQAVRAASRKAFVLLDGTLLPIDRIAADRPFYSGKHKKHGMNVQVLTDPAGRLLWASPALPGAVHDIRAAREHGILTALAAADVNCWADKGYQGAGPAVRVPYRGRWENLSRGQQAVNRSQAKIRALVEPAIATLKTWQLLRKLRCSTTRITGLVQAVLTLHLTCSN, from the coding sequence GTGCTTGTCCACCCGTCCGGGCTGGACCTGTCCAGCTCGCACCTTCGCTTCCTGACCGCCCGCATACGCGAGCGCCGCCGCGTGATCGGGAGCCGGTGGCGCCGGCTCAGCGCCGGCCGACAAGCCCTGCTCACCCTCGCCCACCTGCGCAACGGGCATCCCTATGCCCAGCTCGCGACCGGGTTCGGCATCGGCACGACCACGGCCTACCGGTACATCACCGAAGCCGTCGAACTCCTGGCCTCCCTGGCACCGACCCTCGAGCAAGCCGTCCGCGCCGCGTCGAGGAAAGCATTCGTCCTGCTCGACGGCACGCTCCTGCCCATCGACCGGATCGCCGCCGACCGGCCCTTCTACTCGGGAAAACACAAGAAGCACGGCATGAACGTCCAGGTTCTGACCGACCCGGCCGGACGCCTGCTGTGGGCCTCACCCGCCCTGCCGGGGGCCGTTCACGACATCCGAGCCGCACGCGAACACGGCATCCTCACCGCCCTCGCCGCAGCAGACGTCAACTGCTGGGCGGACAAGGGCTACCAGGGTGCGGGCCCGGCTGTCCGTGTGCCCTACCGAGGCCGCTGGGAGAACCTTTCCCGCGGCCAGCAGGCCGTGAACCGCTCGCAGGCCAAGATCCGAGCCCTGGTCGAACCCGCCATCGCCACCCTCAAGACCTGGCAGCTACTACGCAAGCTGCGATGCTCGACAACCCGGATCACCGGCCTCGTCCAAGCCGTCCTCACCCTCCACCTCACCTGCTCAAACTGA
- a CDS encoding NAD(P)/FAD-dependent oxidoreductase: MSHRLVVVGAGYAGLLAAKRLARKLRRSDVTITLVNASDRFVERVRLHQLAAGQRWAAPSLRQQLRGTSVQLVVGRVTAIDTTGRTVCMDVAPGAIGYDTLVYAVGSRARLDDVPGAVEHAYAVAGSEQATRLRHRVAEVASGGTVAVVGAGLTGLETASELAESYPELRVRLFTGADDVGSGLAPRARTHLRRTLDRLGVSVHPKTFVAAVREDGLDTRDGAPFAADAVVWTTGFRAPELARAAGFATDESGRMLVDATLRSVSHPEVYAVGDAAAGVSVGGAPSRMSCQTALPMGRGVADVVAARLTGREPGPVRIGYAFTNISLGRRDGVVQFTHADDSPRGFVLTGRAAAAFKETVVRSTVRSGPRGESGSDESDA, encoded by the coding sequence ATGAGTCATCGCCTCGTCGTCGTAGGTGCCGGCTACGCCGGTCTGCTGGCGGCCAAGCGCCTCGCCCGCAAGCTGCGCCGCAGCGATGTCACCATCACGCTGGTCAATGCCTCAGACCGGTTCGTGGAACGGGTCCGGCTCCATCAGCTGGCCGCCGGGCAGCGATGGGCGGCGCCGTCGTTGCGTCAACAGCTCCGCGGGACATCGGTCCAGCTGGTCGTCGGACGCGTGACCGCGATCGACACCACTGGCCGGACCGTGTGTATGGACGTCGCGCCCGGAGCGATCGGCTACGACACCCTGGTGTACGCGGTGGGCAGCCGGGCGCGGCTCGACGATGTCCCGGGGGCAGTCGAGCACGCGTACGCTGTCGCCGGCTCTGAGCAGGCGACGCGGTTGCGGCACAGGGTTGCCGAGGTGGCGTCAGGCGGCACTGTCGCGGTGGTCGGCGCAGGGCTGACCGGGCTGGAAACCGCCTCGGAACTGGCCGAGAGTTACCCCGAGTTGCGAGTCCGGCTGTTCACCGGTGCCGATGACGTGGGGTCCGGGCTCGCGCCGCGAGCCCGGACCCACCTGCGGCGCACTCTGGACCGGCTGGGCGTCTCGGTGCATCCGAAGACCTTCGTCGCGGCGGTGCGGGAGGACGGCCTGGACACCCGCGATGGCGCGCCGTTCGCCGCTGACGCCGTTGTGTGGACCACCGGGTTCCGTGCGCCGGAGCTGGCCCGCGCGGCAGGGTTCGCCACGGACGAGAGCGGCCGGATGCTCGTCGACGCCACTCTGCGCTCGGTCTCGCACCCTGAGGTGTACGCCGTCGGTGACGCGGCTGCCGGGGTGTCGGTGGGCGGGGCACCGAGCCGCATGTCCTGCCAGACAGCGCTGCCCATGGGCCGGGGTGTGGCCGATGTCGTTGCGGCTCGGCTGACGGGCCGGGAACCCGGGCCCGTTCGGATCGGTTACGCCTTCACCAACATCAGCCTCGGCCGGCGTGACGGTGTCGTCCAGTTCACCCACGCCGACGACAGCCCGCGCGGGTTCGTCCTGACAGGACGCGCCGCGGCGGCCTTCAAGGAGACTGTCGTGCGAAGTACGGTACGTTCCGGGCCGCGCGGCGAGTCGGGCAGTGATGAGTCGGATGCCTGA
- a CDS encoding TnsA-like heteromeric transposase endonuclease subunit → MHWYDGKRERRHVPDYFVRRVDGSAVVVDVRADDRIEPKDAEAFEETRLACDQTGWGFERVGVPERVLLANVRWLSRYRHPRCLNSPIADRLREVFAAPCPLMAGADAAGDRLATLPALFHLFWLQELTAEVSAYTSTWPVRFSSASPP, encoded by the coding sequence ATGCACTGGTACGACGGTAAGCGGGAGCGTCGTCACGTTCCGGACTACTTCGTGCGGCGGGTGGACGGCTCGGCGGTGGTCGTTGATGTTCGCGCGGACGACCGGATTGAGCCGAAGGACGCTGAAGCGTTCGAGGAGACTCGTCTGGCCTGCGATCAGACCGGCTGGGGCTTTGAGCGGGTTGGAGTGCCGGAGAGGGTGCTGTTGGCGAATGTCCGGTGGCTGTCGCGCTACCGGCATCCCAGGTGCTTGAACAGCCCGATTGCGGACCGGCTCCGGGAGGTCTTCGCGGCCCCATGCCCGTTAATGGCCGGCGCCGATGCAGCCGGTGACCGTCTCGCGACGCTGCCCGCACTGTTCCATCTGTTCTGGCTCCAGGAGCTGACCGCCGAGGTGTCGGCGTACACCTCAACGTGGCCGGTCAGGTTCAGCTCTGCGTCCCCACCCTGA
- a CDS encoding helix-turn-helix domain-containing protein — translation MIRSPRAWALEQNDRRIVFASGPEATMFAESRPFRVAQHRLPAWKAVLPIGGHAQLLQPGRHMVTAPGLIVPPQLAHTCAATSPYIALFIDPWLLPSCPGPIPLDAGEVRRLLAALGTTDSDGPGTGVDLAAGYAELRTLAGCPTPLDPRVAHAVDLCTLRDPDMPIASIANETGLSAPRLRALVRQDVGIALTRLRRWSRLRTAIADLPDSTAALAAATAGFADQAHLTRTARDFIGRTPASFRVGTQS, via the coding sequence ATGATCCGTTCACCTCGTGCCTGGGCGCTTGAACAAAACGATCGCCGCATCGTCTTCGCCTCCGGCCCCGAAGCGACGATGTTCGCCGAGTCCCGCCCATTCCGCGTCGCCCAACACCGGCTGCCCGCGTGGAAAGCCGTGCTCCCGATCGGCGGCCACGCCCAACTCCTCCAGCCGGGACGGCACATGGTGACGGCGCCCGGGCTGATCGTTCCGCCCCAACTGGCCCATACCTGTGCGGCGACCTCGCCCTACATCGCCCTATTCATCGACCCCTGGCTGCTGCCGTCCTGCCCAGGGCCGATACCGCTTGATGCAGGCGAGGTCCGCCGCCTGCTCGCCGCGCTCGGCACCACCGATTCCGACGGCCCCGGCACCGGTGTGGACCTGGCCGCCGGATACGCCGAGCTGCGGACACTCGCCGGGTGCCCGACCCCGCTCGATCCGAGAGTCGCCCACGCTGTCGACCTGTGCACATTGCGCGATCCGGACATGCCCATCGCCTCCATCGCCAACGAGACCGGCCTGTCGGCCCCTCGGCTGCGCGCCCTGGTCCGGCAGGACGTGGGCATTGCGCTTACTCGCTTGCGCCGATGGAGCCGGCTCCGCACCGCGATCGCCGACCTGCCGGATTCGACTGCCGCCCTGGCCGCAGCCACCGCAGGTTTCGCCGACCAGGCCCACCTCACCCGCACTGCGCGGGACTTCATCGGGCGTACGCCCGCCTCCTTCAGGGTGGGGACGCAGAGCTGA